A region of the Scatophagus argus isolate fScaArg1 chromosome 14, fScaArg1.pri, whole genome shotgun sequence genome:
TTAATGTTAACAAATAGAACAACATAAAAACTCGAATgagaatgtaaataaaactgaaagccCACACCAGAGCAACAGCCATGCCCGTGGCTCTCACAGTAAAGATGGTAGCATGTCGCAGTGGATAGCACACAGCCACAAATCTCTCGAGAGACATCACAGCCAAGGTGAGAGGAGAGATCGGGGCTGTGAAATCTGAGAACACAATGAGGAAACCACACGCATAATATGAGATGTTTGTCTGTAAAGCTGCCAGCAAGTAAAGCAGAACGTCGCAGACCAGATGAGCAGTGTCTGCAAAGAGCAGATTATACAGCAGAATGTAACGAGATGTCTCACAAAACACCTGCTTATTCCTCAACGtgaacagcaaaacaaagttaATGTAGAGGAAAGAACAGCTTGACCCTATGGATAACACACCAAGCAACATTATCTCCTGCAATGTTTGATACTCCACATTATCAGTGATATTGGCCTtaggctgcagcacagacaacaTTATACAGTGATATGTGAAGACAAAAAGCTCTTTTGGCCTGTTGTAGTTGTATCAGCAAACTGTATAGCAGAAAAAGCAAAGTTCATCATGTTAAAGAAGCTAAACATTCACCATAAAGATCTTTTGACTGCCAAATCCCACATGATCCATCCCAGCTCAGAAGTCAAGTCAGGAGGTTAGAAGACATGTTTTTTGTACGAGGGCAGAGAAGGTCTGATGTGGGTGTTTCCTGCAACACATAACATATATGCTTCATCCTCAAGCCACCTTCACACTGTATCATTACATCAGCATGCTGATGAGCTTAGACATCACTGATGTAATCTCTCAACCACTGTGTCCTAAAATgatctctgtctgtttctggtTTTCAATTAACAAGTGCAGTGCCTGTTCAGAATGTGCCTGTTTGGTGTTGCTTGCAGCTT
Encoded here:
- the LOC124070788 gene encoding odorant receptor 131-2-like, producing the protein MLSVLQPKANITDNVEYQTLQEIMLLGVLSIGSSCSFLYINFVLLFTLRNKQVFCETSRYILLYNLLFADTAHLVCDVLLYLLAALQTNISYYACGFLIVFSDFTAPISPLTLAVMSLERFVAVCYPLRHATIFTVRATGMAVALVWAFSFIYILIRVFMLFYLLTLISLNPHMNDFCSKESFFFAPVFNDFEVAYASTLFLSVGATIVASYIGVALVARSASTDKASAKKALQTLLFHLIQLSLALASTLFSTIIAAIILTVGRLALLRIYALCFVCFSILPRCLSSLIYGLRDQTIRPILMQNLCCGWRCLKKANNSFK